The Corvus cornix cornix isolate S_Up_H32 chromosome 8, ASM73873v5, whole genome shotgun sequence sequence cccacagcccccagcatCCCTCAGGGATGACATGTGGGATGGAACCATGGAGGTGGGAGCTCTCTGGGGCCAGTGGAAGATTGaatgcagcactgcctgtgcagGTCCCCGGGGCATCCCCAGGCTGGGACTCAGGCAGTGCTCGGAGATAACCTCTGCAGGATGTGTGCTGACTTTTGACTTCCCTTTCTGGGCCAAGGTCACCAAGACAGGGGAATAATAATGTCCAGTTCCCACAGATATTTTGGACAAGACTGGGTAAACAGTGGGTTTTATTCTATGATAACCAAGCCAAGAACTCAGATATCTGGGTGTGGCAAAGAGGTTCTGGTTTGATACCTTCAAATACTTCTGTTGGTCATCCCATTTACTGAAAATTTCTAGCCTAAGGTTAATTCCAGGTGCCTCCAAGTCCTCTCAAACCAGCACTGAtgctgccacctctgctctTCTCACCGCAGTTTCCCCAGCTGTAAATCATTGATCATTCTCAGTAAGGACATTgaaagctggagaaagaaaagttctgTTTCAACCTGAAGTGttattgctgttgttattattgGCTTTTAAGTCTAAAGCCAGTGTGTTGAAGCCTGGGAACGGTTTCATTAGGGATGCCTCAAACACTGTCACGTCAATGTCAAGGAAGAAcctgagcttttcctttcccttttgaCATGTCAAGTCTTCAGTCTGGCACTGGCCTTAACCCCAAATTTGCTGTCTTGGAGATTTTTGTGATATATTAGACATTCCTGATGTGTTTGCAAGTGGGAATGGGGACAGAGGGATGAGGTGGTTTGCAGGTGAGTGAGAGTGGGAATGCTTTCTGCAGGTGCTTGTGGAGAGGCACGGATGAGCTCCCTGACCCGATTGCTGTCTCCAGCATCTTCTTGGGTCTAGGCATGAGCTGGAGGGAGGTGACATGCGGGGTTGGCTTGATAAAACTCATGTGGATGTGGTGGTGTCTTGTGTTGGTGGTACCTGGGCTGTTGGGTTTGgtacctttcttttttcacctgGAGCATCTGGATGTTGAGGTCTTCATCACTTGACCACATTCATGGTAAGCACCTGGTAAGCACCAAAACTGCTAAAGTTGACCCAAAGGCAGTGTTCCCCCATTGGCACCAGATGAGTGTGAAGCACTGAGAGCACATCCCCTGTCACTGTGGGGTGCCAGCACCGTTGTGCTCAGCCCCCCAATGCAACCCACACACCAAGAGGGTGACACAGTGATGCTGTGTCAGTGCCCATCACCCCGCCATGGGTACACCATCCCTTGTCTCACAACCTGCAGGATGTCACAGCAGGCTGTCCTCTTGCTTGTCCCACAGGCTGTTCGCGGTGAAATGCGCGGGGTGCCTGGAGGCCATCACGCCCAGCGAGCTGGTGATGCGTGCCCAGAAGAGCGTCTACCACCTgcactgcttctgctgctgcgTCTGTGAGCGGCGCCTGCAGAAGGGTGACGAGTTTGTGCTGAAGGAGGGGCAGCTCCTCTGTAAGGGCGACTACGAGAAGGAGCGGGAGCTGCTGAGCTTGGTGAGCCCGGCTCTGTCGGATTCTGGTAAGGGGCCGCCCGCGCCCGGCGTCTCCCTGGCTGGTCCCACTCTGAGGCCCCTGGGGGTCTGGAGGTGAGGTTTGGGCTCACTGCCCTGAACTTCTGCCCTTTGGTCTGAGGGGATAAGCTCCGTAAGCACCATTGGATCCTCCAGCCAGTCTGTCCCACCTCAGTGGTAAGGGTTTGAGCAGTGAGCTCATCAGTGAGTGAGCTCATCAGGGCTGCAGGATGCTCTGCGGACCATCCCATCTCATAAGGCTCATTTCTGTAAGGGTTTGTGCTCCTGGCCTGTGCAGAGCACCAGCACCCTATCCCAAGAGGTGTGCAGCTTCcccagctgtgggagggagAGCTGGCCGGTGACTACCTTGGGCTAAACCTTTGTTCCTCCCCTGTGCCTcactgtccctgcctgggaCTCTGGAAAGGATGAGAACAAGAAATGAGCTGCTTCTGTTGTAGTCACCCCATTTAATAAaaaggggaaactgaggcacagagctgaaacatgagctggcagcagggagcctGCAAACCTTGTGTCCCCAGCAGCTTCTGAGGCAGTTGATGGCCAGAACCAGCCTGATGACCCAGCATGGGGCACTGTGGGGGCACTGCAGAGCCAAGAAGGCTGAAGAGGTGGCACTGTGGCTGAAAGTGGGCAGGGGGGCTGGCATCCTCCTCCAGCCAGGGTGTCGCAGCAGGGTTAGGCTGCCCAGAGCATCAGAGCAGCATTAAAATATGTATCTGCAGTCAATGCAAATTAAATCCCAGGAAGACAAATTTAGTAAGaaagcccagcactggggacTGGGAGGGTGGAAATGATCTGATGATCTCCTAGCCGAAATCCTCGTGATAACACCATCCCCGCAGAGCCCTGCTCCTCACCAGGCTGGCAAGCCCCTGCCTGGGTCTCTCAGTTCCCCTTAAAATCCCTAATTGGGGAAAAGTCTGCTTTGTGGAGGGAAAGGATTTACCTTTGAAATTCTCTGCTCTGGAAAGGGCTTCCAGTAACTGTGGGCAGGCCAAGTGGGGCTGTCTTTTCCCTGCTGGAGCAAAGCACTGGATTTAAAAAGAGTAGAAATCAAGATTAGGAGTGTGTTGTTAAGGTGTGAAGCATGGACACAACAAAGCTTGGTGCTGTCTGGCACTGGAATGCTGTagctgggagaagggatggggatGGTTTTCATAGATACAGAGCAAAAACTGGCCAAAGCCTGTATTTCTCTTTAATACTGTGCTCCTCTGCAGCGAGAGCCCGTCTGTCCTGTAGCCCCGCCTGTGTGGGTTCTGTGTGAGCTCTGCAACCCTGCTCGCTCAGGAGAAAAAGTCCTCCCTCTAAATAATGGTggtgatgtttaaaaaatagagtGAGGCCATGGGAGGAGGTGGCTGGGGGGAGCTGGTGAGTGATGGCCCAgcactggaggagctggagaggcaggagTGCAGGAGGATCCAGCACACTGGCGCTGGCTCTTGCCTTAGCCCTGGGAAAGTCCTTAACTGATTGAAgatttgctattttttcctccGGGATGTACAAACTCTTTCAGTTAAAATAGGAACCAATGAGGAGATGTCatgcagaggagaaagcaaattgaccacaatggtttgggtttgtttctaGTGGGGGAAAAGGGCAGTTGGGGAAAGGTTGGGGAGCTTTTCTTCCCCAGCGACTCATCAGCCTGTGgtccagccccactgccagtGGCTCCGGCCAAACCAAGAGCTTCAGCTTAGCAAAAACCTCTGGGGAAAAGACTTATTTTGGTGGAAACTCCAGCTGAGACCTGAGGGATGTGAGGGGCCAGTGTGGGAGTCAAAAGGGCAAGGCAACCCCTTGGCTGATCGGAAACCTAACCCAAAGGTCCTGACATGGCCTGGCAGCATCTGACTGGGGGGTCCTGGCCCTTCCCGTCTCCCCACAGACCCCATAGTTGGGCCCCACCACCATCCCTGTCTGCTTTTGGTGGCTACCAACAGTTTGTCTCGGGAAGCTGCATGGCTCTGGGGACAATGACACAGTGGGGCCAGCCCAGGTACACATTCCCCATGGCTGCTCAGTGTGTGGTGGcttctcccctcctgctgcatTGCTCCCAGACCCTGTTGCCATGCCAGGAGATGCAGAGTGGTGTCCCCTCTCTGGCACCACTCCCAGATGCCCTTCACCAGCAGCATGTGATGAGCTTGTCCAGCCTCTTCCCTGTCCCCCCCTGGCTACTTTGAAGccccccaccctccctccctccccctggCTGCCGCACACCAAGGGCCACTTTATGAGAAAGCGCAGATAAAAAGCGAGCCATATGTTGTCTGTAATCTCCCAAACCCTCGCTTCAATTACTGCCTCCCCTGAGCCTCCGCCGCCCAGCCTAAGTAAACAAGCCCCTCTGAAAGAGGACCCTGCTTTCCAATTAAAAGCGTCCTAACGTTTCTCCTCTCCCTAAATCCTCCTGAGCGAGGAATGTCCTGGCCCCGGCGGCGGGATGTGGGCTCGGCAGGTCGGACCGAGGGCACGCTGCACAATATCCATCGCCTCGGCCCCTTCCCAGGTGACGTCAGGGGCAGCCCCAGACACTCATTAATTTCTCCCCCCTCCTCAGTGGGGAAAGGCTTGAAAGGGAGAGTTAATTAAAAGTAATACCCCGCCAAATCCGgcttcacttttccttctttccctttgacactgggagggatttggggagcAGGTGTTGGAAGGGGGAGGGCTTGGAGAGGCTGCTCTGAGCGGGTTTTCCCCCTTGGAGTGGGTTTTGAGCATCACAGACTTGATGGAGCCCATGAGCCTGTGGCTCTGCCATGCTGGGCTCTGCCCTTCCTGGACTGGAGGGGAGTGGGGCGCACCTCATGCTGGGGTGCAAACAGGTTCAGGCACCAGTCGACATTCCTTCTCTGACGATATGTAAAAATCTCCACCTTTCCATCAAAATTAAACTCCTCCAGATTTCAGGAAAGCCAGAAGCTTGGCCGAGACCTTGCCTGAGCTGGCACTGAgaaggaggcagcagccactgTTCAGCCCCATCAGCCATCAGAGACTCCACAGCCTGGGCCTCTCACACCTTGCTGGGGCTCTCACACCTACAGCAGAGAGACATCCCTCGGGCTGGGCATGCAAGGAAACAGCAGTTTGTCTTTCCTGTTGGTGTGGGCATGTTGTGGTCGTGTTGTGAGTGAACAGGGAGCTCGAGCAGCAGCAAGGCTCTGATTCCTGGGGGCCAGACCCAGCTCCTAGCTGTTTGGGGACTGCCAGCATGAAGAGCtctccctgtcccatccctcccagcccaCTCACAGGGAAGGTGTCTGTATTGACTGGAACCCAGGAGAGAGCCCCGTAGTGTAGAGGGAGGAGGTAACTGGTGCCTGAGAGCATTCTTGCTGCTCCCCTGGGATCTTTGCCTCCCCTCACCCTGGAGATCTGCTCCTGTCTTTCCCCGTTCCCACCTGGGCTCCCATTGGATTGAAACTTTTCTGGTGTGTATGATCCGTGTTAGCTCTTGCCATGGGGTTTGACCTGGCCCGTTTTCATCATGAATTACTCTGAGCCAGGCTCACTCCTTGGTGCATCCCCATCTCCCCgagccacagcagccctgggatggaCTTGCATCTTGCACAGCCTTGCATCTTGCATCCGTATCAAACCAGCACCTCAGCTCCATTATCGATTCCCAGATGAACAGTGCAGGAAATTTCTGGAAAAGGCTGCATGTGATTTATAGCCAGTGAGAGGGAAGGACATGTGCTGTCAAACCTGCATCACAGCCCTTCCACACGGGCTGAGCAAGCGAGGTCATCAGCACAGTGGAGATGCAGTACatgaggagagctgggaagaggcATTGTCCACTTTCCTGGAGCAGTTCCTGCCCAAAGGCTGCATGCCCTGAGTGGcggagggcagcagggagataCACCCTGCTGCCTGGGAATGCAGTGGAGCAGCACATCACAGTGAGTACCTGAGGGGTGAAGGCTGACAGACCCTGGATTTCTGTCCAGGGACATTTAAAACtccacagaaagaagaaaacacaggcagaaaggTGCCCCTTATTATGTGTGATTAAAAGTCTGTGCTCTGAAGGGAGTTGTCCTCTGTGGTAGAGCAGATCAGGAGGGGTTTGTGAGGGGTTCTTGGCTAACGTTGCCCTCTCTGAGCATCCCTGCTCAGCCATCACCCTGAtctcccccagcctgggctgtcTGGGCAGAGGGACCCAGTCTCTATCTCCCactgggctggggagcagccccaggggcaCAGTGGTCCTTGATGATTGCTGTTGCCTCACGTGGATGTGACCTTTGTGTCTGCCCAGATGTGTCCCCAGCTGTGGCCTGGCTGGAAATTCCTGTGGAACAAGCAGAGATTTTGGTCTGATGGAAGGAAAATCAGCTGTCCCAGGGTTTCACATTGCAGCTGCTCAgatttggggaaaagaagaacCCAAAAGCACATCTGCTGGCTGAGCAGTCAGAGACTTCAAGTGACAGTAGCTCTCCCCACTCTCTGAGCTGCCATGGGGCAGCCAGCCCCAAACCTCAGCTTCTCACACATAACTCACAACAAGATCCCCACCAACACCAGCTTGTTTTAAATTTCCCAGATTATTTGAACATGGAAATGGTGTGTGTGGCTTGTTGTCTGTAAAGGACCTGCTTATTTTCCCTCCTTAGGCAAAAGTGATGATGAGGACAGCATCTGCAAACTGGGCCAGGCCTCAGGGAAGGGCACTGAGGATGGGAAGGATCACAAACGGCCCAAGCGGCCGCGGACCATCCTGACCACGCAGCAGCGGAGGGCATTCAAGGCATCGTTTGAGGTCTCCTCCAAGCCCTGCAGGAAGGTATGGGGAGAAGGGCCTGtgcccagctgcctccagcccttgggGATGTCCTGGGTGCTGGGCAAGGACTTGCCCTGGCTGATCTGACCCTTCCTAAAGTCCCCCTGAAAAGCTGAATGGGCTGGGACACCACTGTCACTCTTCTCTCCCAGGTGCGGGAGACActggcagcagagacagggCTGAGTGTCCGTGTGGTGCAGGTCTGGTTCCAGAACCAGCGAGCAAAGGTGGGTTACAAGGGGTGCCAGCATCCATTGCTGgggctccctccctcctggctTTGGACAGGGGATGATTTCATTCCGTTTCTTCCCTTGCTTCTCTCCCAGATGAAGAAGCTcgccaggaggcagcagcagcagcagcaggaccagcaAAACACACAGCGCTTGAGCTCAGGTACCCCCTCACAATTGGGGTTTCCCTATTTCCCAGCCCTCTCCAGGCTTCCCAGTGGAGCTCGGCcacccaaaaagcagcagtcTGACTGCGCTGATGACTTGATCTTATCTTGCAGCCCAGACAAACGGCGGCGGCggcacagggctggaggggaTGCTGAACCCCTACACCACCCTGCCCCcgccccagcagctgctgggcatgGAGCAAAGTGTCTACGGCTCTGACCCTTTCCGGCAAGGGCTCACCCCGCCCCAGATGCCCGGAGACCACATGCACCCCTACGGTAGGGCTCTGGGGTTGGTCTCTTGCCTTCTCTCCTTCAAAGACATGCtgggttggggggggggggggtccccTCACCCCTAAATACCTTATGCTACAAAAGCTGGGGGTACCAGTCACTGTCGAGGTGCTGGAGGAGAAAGCAGGCGCTGAACCCcttctgtcccttccctgcttcccaagGTGCCGAGCCCCTCTTCCACGACCTGGACAGCGACGATACCTCACTGAGCAACCTGGGGGACTGCTTCCTTGGCACGGCGGACACTGGGCCACTCCAGGCACGAGTGGGAAACCCCATCGACCACCTGTACTCCATGCAGAACTCCTACTTCACCTCCTGAGCGCAGCATGGTCCCCGGCACGGGGCGGCTGCTGCGCTGCCCCAGGAGGGGCTGAAGAGCTCccggggctgggagggaggggagcaaCACTGCTGGGATGCCGTCAAATATGTTGTAGCTTGGGATTCCCAAGGAGCGAGTTAAGTTATGGGTTGCATAGTTTCGTGTTTCTCTTAGGAGCCTAGGATTAGGGACAGGAGTGGTTTTTGCAGCTGGCTGGtgaattttcaaatttcaaacGGGGACACAAATTCCTCATTTCAGCAGGGGGAGGGGGATTCTCCCGTAGGAGCATCCTAGTGCTGTATCCCACCTTTAGAAAGAGCAAACTGCTGATTTTCATGGGGAAAGCCTGCAGCATCAGCCGGgctttgaaatttgaaaagcTGACAGCGCTTTGGGGAAACACGAGGGGAAACGTTGctgcagggtttgttttttcccctctgttccCTCAACCAGTTTGAGCACTTGCTGCATAAACATAGGGACTTTGAAGATAGATGTTCCCATGCGAATATAGAAAGCTAGAAACCCCTGACATTGTCCCTGTCCCCGAGgacagggctgtgtgtgtggatgtgtgtgTTGTGTGGGCAcgcacgtgtgtgtgtgcagagccGTGTGGCTGGGAGTGTTGCACTGCACAGCCACACCTGCCAGATTGTATCAACAAAGTTTATTTCTATCAAAAATTTACTGTACAGCAAAagtaactttattttcagtgtgaaCCATATTTAAGGAAATACTCAATGCACTTAAGTTATAAGaggaaataatttactttttataaaCGTTATGTTTAGGTTGCAAAAGCCCAGTGGCAGGGAAGCAGCATCAGTTCATTTCAGGCGATAGATTTAGGTTTTGGGGTTGGTTATTCTTGGTGTTCTCAGGTTGCCCCACTGGTTTCAAGGTGCAGttgaaacacaaagcagagctgggtcCAGAAACCTGCTTTTTGCCAGCAGACTGATGGGGGCAGCATGGTGACCAGGCCCCGTCCCCACTGCTGGAAGTGTCCAGGAGGTCAGTGTAGGGTGGAcatgctgctggagctggtggaCATCCCAGTCCATCAGGGCTCAGCCATGCTTCTCCACatcaccttttccttccccatcaGGGCCCAGCCTGCCTCCACCAGCGACCCCATCCCATACCCTCAAATCTGGGTGCTAGGCCGGTGTGAGCTGctgtcctggcactgggaaatgctgcagccCAAGCCACCAGCCCTTGGgggaagcagaaaggagagacAGCCCTGCCTTTCCCACCCTGTGCTTGGCTTCATCCCTGCCAGACCTGTGGGAACCTGGGGAAAGTTCTCCTTGGGGTCAGGCCTTCAGCTTGGCCCTCACCTCATCCCTACACTCGTTTTCATGCGTTGTGtccttttgtgctgctgttcacaAACGATGTAAGCGACAACCTGTAAAGACGTGCAAGTGACTGTGAGGCTCAAAACACTGGCTCGTCACCACCATCCGGTCTGACACTGAATGTAGCAGGGTCTGGAGATGGCTGACCCAGCAGGAGATGCTGACACACTGTCAGAAATCACATACCgagatgaaattaaaatgacaaaagaatctctgttaaagaaaaaaaaaaaagcctggtCTTTTCTTGTGTGGTTGTGTCCTCTTTgactgggagagggaagggttTGAGTCATCTCCAAAAGCAGTGAGGTCTTGGGTAGGATGTAGCGAGAGCACGGGGGAAGTTTCTGCTCATTGGGTTTTTGATATcaaatattcacagaatcatagaattcatagaattcacagaattcacagaatcatagaccCCTTcatggtgtgggttggaagggattttaaagagCATCCAGTTCCAGACCCTTGTCATGGGGAAgggtgttggggttttgggaGTTCCccttctgttcccttttttctctcaaggaatttttcccatatATGTTGCTGGGGCGACAAATTGCAGGGTGCTTGGgagaaacaaaagacctggccactGAGGGAGGGGTCCAAAAGCTACTCTTTGtcacctgggcttgtgggctGTTAGTTCTCAGTGTTttggatggagagagaggctggaaggaattcgTCAGCACagcaggcttctgctttttcagctgccttccttctaccagagaaaccctgggattcccaagcccgcctttccctgccccgctaggagccaggctgcagccgccctgctcctgctgttgtTTCGAGCCTTCGCTACTCTGTAGCCCCGCACTCCCTGCCTGCCGAGACCTCCGGGGTTCCCGCCGCAGCTCCTGAGTTCGATACTTCTcgtctgccacctgggatttgtgctcgtccctgccattccagcctgctgttcccgagggtccggccagacaccgggatcagctgcccaggggtttgtgaagcctttgtcccatccctccccgggatcccagggcaccggtgccgcgcgctcccgagctcgctccggagcgccccctgcagccgcgggggaaccatcgcacctgccctgctcaccgggagccgccagcgcccctgccggctgcaagcggaactgcacccaaggggaaagggcctggcAGCCGAGAAGACTGGGACTGagtttgtgattgtttgctgttactgccatagttgttgttgtttgtttgccttgttatacacatatagatatataatagtaaagaactgttattcctgttcctcatatctttgcctgaaagccccttaatttcaaaattataataatttggagggacgggggttgcattttttttttcacttcaagggagactcctgccttccttggcagacacctgtctttcaaaccaagacagatcTTGGCGCCCACTGTGGGGCCTGAGGGCATCAAGAGAAAggggtgaaaaaggaataacagttcctggataacttaattttgtgtgctggatatAGGAACCTTGTTAGGCAGCACTATGTGGTCTAGTTTACCCTGGTTCAGGTGGCAGGTGGTCGTGgctatattcttcccctttgcagctccttacCTAAACCTCTGACTAAGGCTACCATTGCTGTTATCCAGTTTGCACTATGGGTCAagaaggtgaggaattcatggGCTTTTAAATTCCTCCGGAATGTGGGCACATGGATAAAAGGTTATCACACACTGAGCGCATGTTTTTGGGGTTATGTTAAAAAtggtaccttctgtgaggaaatgacaccGGGGGAAGTTTTCTCCCAACACCTCAACCAGTTCTTTGGGCCCACCCCACCAACTTTCGAAGGGTTTAGATTCCCTCTGAGTACTAACCAACTGGTGCTGGTAGGCCTACTCTATTTAGCATCCAGGGATAAGTTGAGATTGACTTGGATAACTACCCAGACACCGGCCCCAGAGACTAGAGATCCTATcccagagcctgatcctgccccagaacctgacacAGCCCCAGAGACTAGAGATCCGGTCCCAGAGCCTGACACAGCCCCGGAGACTAGAgatcctgccccacagcctgaccctgccccagagcctgaTACTGCCCAACAGCCCACCTCAGAAACGAACCACCCAGATTTAGTGGGGGCACTGATGAAGGAGATGCGTGAGATGTGCCAGGTGCTGAGGGAATACACCTCCCCAGCTAGTGGGAAgccttctccctgccccaaagggGGAGAGTCTGATGGTGCAGCAGCGGAACCCATGAATGTTACAACCGTCCAGGTTTCAGCTGAACCACAAGGACAATCACAGCCAACAGCGGTCgcccctgtgcaaaggaggaagtatAAGACCAAATCAGTGCGCCCAGTTAATGATGATGGGCAACCAGGGCCCTCACAACCAGCAGGGGAGTCAGAACCTGAAATCATCACTGAGTCCCTGTTGTAAGACAGTCTCCATAATATGCGAAAAGACATTGTGCAACGGGGGCGCAAGCCTTATACAACCTGGCTGCTTCAGGTTTGGGACCTTATGGGCACAGGTGTGCAACTGGATAGTGGTGAGGCAAGGTATCTGGGATCATTGGCCCAGGACCCAGGTGTGGACCAGATAtttgtgagggagccagggcccCTTTCTCTCTGGGAGCGGCTCTTAAggagtgtgagagaaaggttcGTTCACACAGACAGAATGCAGGAGTACCATCatagaatgcagtggaagacactCGAGGAAGGGATCCAGCAGCTAAGAGAGGTGGAAGTATTAGAGGTACTCTTTGGGAGGGATGGGCAACATGATAATGACCTCGACAAGGTCAAGTGCACAGGATAGATGATGTGGAACCTGGCAAAGCTAGGGCCACAGCAATACACCTCCTTCATTGCAACAATTAATGCCGAGGATAACTGAGAAACAGTAGGCTCTGTCGCAGCAGGCTCAGGAATTATGACAGTATGGTCAATGGCCCACTGAaagctcatgtctctgctgtggt is a genomic window containing:
- the LMX1A gene encoding LIM homeobox transcription factor 1-alpha, with translation MLDGLKMEESLQSALDPATPFSSLLGRAATPKSVCEGCQRVILDRFLLRLNDSLWHEQCVQCASCKEPLQTTCFYRDKKLYCKLDYEKLFAVKCAGCLEAITPSELVMRAQKSVYHLHCFCCCVCERRLQKGDEFVLKEGQLLCKGDYEKERELLSLVSPALSDSGKSDDEDSICKLGQASGKGTEDGKDHKRPKRPRTILTTQQRRAFKASFEVSSKPCRKVRETLAAETGLSVRVVQVWFQNQRAKMKKLARRQQQQQQDQQNTQRLSSAQTNGGGGTGLEGMLNPYTTLPPPQQLLGMEQSVYGSDPFRQGLTPPQMPGDHMHPYGAEPLFHDLDSDDTSLSNLGDCFLGTADTGPLQARVGNPIDHLYSMQNSYFTS